A genomic segment from Castor canadensis chromosome 1, mCasCan1.hap1v2, whole genome shotgun sequence encodes:
- the LOC141424102 gene encoding olfactory receptor 5T2-like, with translation MKNVTEVTLFVLSGFTDNTELKIIFFLLFLAIYIFTLIGNLGLIFLVIGDSRLHNPMYYFLSILSSVDTCYSSVIIPNMLVNFKSKKKVISFLGCAAQMFLAVMFGTTECFLLAAMAYDRYVAIYNPLLYSVSMSPRLYVTLIISSYVGEIVHATIHTVATFTLSFCGSNEIRHIFCDIPPLLAISCSDTHKNQLLLFYFAGSIEIVTVFIVLISYGCILTAILRILSAEGKRKVFSTCSSHLTGVSVFHGTVLFMYVRPSSNYALEHDMIVSICYTIVIPMLNPVIYSLRNRDVNKAMQKVFRKNLFINKHIFHTKIPLKN, from the coding sequence ATGAAGAATGTCACTGAAGTCACTCTATTTGTGTTGAGTGGATTCACAGACAACACTGAGCTCAAGAtcatcttcttcctcctgttTCTAGCGATTTACATTTTCACTCTCATTGGGaatttaggactgatttttctgGTCATTGGAGATTCCAGGCTCCACAATCCTATGTACTATTTTCTGAGTATTTTGTCTTCAGTAGACACCTGCTATTCCTCAGTTATCATTCCAAATATGTTAGTAAATTTTAAGTCAAAGAAGAAAGTCATTTCATTCCTTGGATGTGCAGCACAAATGTTTCTTGCCGTCATGTTTGGGACCACAGAATGCTTTCTGCTGGCTGCAATGGCTTATGACCGCTATGTAGCCATCTACAACCCTCTTCTCTATTCAGTGAGCATGTCACCTAGGCTCTATGTGACACTCATCATCAGTTCTTATGTTGGTGAAATTGTGCATGCTACTATACACACAGTGGCTACATTTACCCTGTCCTTCTGTGGGTCTAATGAAATTAGACACATCTTCTGTGATATTCCCCCTCTCCTTGCAATTTCTTGCTCTGACACTCACAAAAACCAGCTTCTCCTCTTCTATTTTGCTGGTTCTATTGAGATAGTCACTGTTTTCATTGTTCTGATTTCCTATGGTTGCATTCTGACTGCTATTTTGAGGATTCTCTCTGCTGAAGGGAAACGAAAAGTCTTTTCTACATGTAGTTCTCACCTCACTGGAGTGTCTGTTTTTCATGGTACTGTTCTTTTCATGTATGTGAGACCAAGTTCTAACTATGCATTGGAGCATGACATGATAGTGTCGATATGTTACACCATTGTGATTCCTATGTTGAATCCTGTTATCTACAGTCTGAGGAACAGAGATGTCAATAAAGCAATGCAAAAAGTGTTTAGAAAGAACCTGTTTATAAATAAGCATATTTTTCAtactaaaattccattgaaaaattaa